The region AGCGCCGCGGCGATCAGTTTGGCGGTCTTGTTGGTATGCAGTTCCACCACCTGTTCCAGGCTCAGAGGGCTTTTCTCAAATTCCAAGTCGATCGCCTGTCCCAGGACCATTCCGCCGCTGCCGCCGTTTTCCGCCAGGATCCGCACCAGCTCGATCCGCACATCCGCCCGAAAAGCGCTACGGGAGAGCATCTCGAAAGCATGGGTATTGAGGGCATCCCCCGCTAGGATCGCCAACGCTTCATCGAAACGCGTATGCAGGGTCGGTTCTCCCCGGCGCAGATCGGCATCATCCATCGCCGGCAGGTCATCGTGAATCAGGGAATAGGTATGAAAGATCTCCAAGGCCAATGCCGGCGTCATCGCCGACTCGACAAGAAGGGGCGCATAGGCTTCCACGATCCCCAGAAGCAGACGGGGGCGGAACCGCTTGCCCCCGGCCAGGACCATCGCCCTCAGCGCTTCGTTGTAATCGGGATGAAAGGTATCGACAACGGGGAGGTTTTGTGTCAGGAAGTTTTCGAAATCCTGCATGGTTTCCTTTCCGGAAAAGTGGAGCAATTATAGCAAAATAGGCTAAAATGGTCTCGTGAAGCGGGACGAGAAAAGCAGATCCTGAGACTATCGCCGAATCAAGAGGAACAGGTCGCGCCTGAAGTCTCTTTCCGACTCATTTCCATCGTGGAGACCCTCCCCGTGGGAGATCAGGAAACGAGCTAAGATCGAACACCCTTTCTCTTTTGCAGCTGCTCAACCCCTTCATGAATCTCCGTCAAAATCTCGTCCATACTTTTCCCCTCCACGTTGACAATCAGGTCAGCTACTTTCCTGTAAGCCTTTTCCCGTTTTTCGTAGAGCTTTTTGGCTTTTTTCGGTTCGGAGAATAGGGGGCGCTTCGCCAGCTTCTTTTTGGCGTTTTTGGCACTGCTGAGCCGATGGTAGATCCAATCGTAGGAAGCATCCAGCAGCACGACCGTCCCCAGTTTTTTGAGGTTGTCCACCTGGTAGAAACCTCCGCCGCAGCTGATCAGGGTCCCATCGACACAACATTCGATCCAGTCGGCGGTCTCCTGCTCCAGCCGCCGGAAATAGGCTTCCCCCTTCTTTTTGAAGATCCGGGGAATACTCCGGTTCTCCTTCGATTCGATCAGATCATCGGTATCGATATTGTAGATGCCGTATTTTTTGGCATAGGCCCGGGCGGTGGTTCCCTTTCCTACCCCCATAAAACCGATCAGGATAATATTCTTTTTCACCGTTTCCATCCGTTTTGACAAGTAGTGTTCGATCATGTATCATAGGCATTATACATTATCCTCCTGGAGGTGAAGAATGCGCAAGGTTTTGATCACAGGGGTGAGCACGGGGCTGGGCGCCGCCCTGGCCGAGGCCCTCCTTCGGCGCGGTGATGCCGTCTACGCCATCGGACAGCATGAAAACCGGGCATTCGCCAACCGGCCCGGCTACTATTTTCTGCCTGCCGACCTCAGTGATGTGGAGATGATCCCCGAAAACATCAAGGCTTTTATCGACAGGCACAACTTCGATCTGGCTATTCTCAACGCCGGAATCCTGGGAGACATCCGCGAAATGGATCAGTTCACGCTTCCGGAGATCCGAGAGGTGATGGACCTCAACGTCTGGGCCAACAAGCAGATCATCGATACCCTGGACCGCCATGCACGTCCCAAACAGGTTGTCGCCGTCAGCTCCGGGGCCGCGGTCAACGGTTCCAAGGGTTGGGGCCCCTACTCCATCTCCAAAGCAGCACTCAATATGATGATCAAAGTCTATGCCGCCGAAAAGCCCTGGACCCATTACAGCGCCATCGCCCCCGGAGTCGTCCTGACCCCGATGCTGGAAAAGATCCTTCACCGTGAAGACGAGAAAGAGTTTCCTTCGATCCGCCGGATAAAAGACGGCCCCATTCTGCGCCCTGAAACCGCTGCAGAGCGTTTCCTCACAGCCTGTGAAGCTGCACTGCGTCATCCCAGCGGCACGTTCCTCGATGTGCGGAAGATGGATCTCTGATCAAGAGGCGGCCTGCCGGCTCAGATAGAGATAGAGCAGGATCACCGCAAGCGCCGCACTCCCCAGCAGCCATCCATAGGCCGCCACCCAGCGCTCCTTTTTCGCTTCGGAGCGTGCCCGGATAAAAGCGTAGAGAAAGCTCAGCAGGAGAAAAGCCAGGGGGATCAAAATCGCCGGCCCCTGGCCCGTGTTCCGGGCCAAATTCCTCAAAACCGATGCCGCCGGTTCGAAAAAGGCCGCCAGGAGCCCCGTCAGCGTCAGGCTCACTCCATAAAAGACCACCCAGGCCGCTACCTTCGATTTTTTTGGTTCCAAAGCCAAACTCCCCTTATGACGCGATACCCCACCTACCCCAAACCGACAGAACCCGGGAGGGGGAGAGGTCATCGTGTATAACGTGAAAATTCCATTCCCTTATATTCCTTATAAGCCATCTGCTATTATATAGGTGTGTTTGAATTTTTCGCTGTTTGATTGAGGGTTGCTTGGCATAAAGATTGAGAATGGACCCAGATGATGAAAAGACTTATTAAGCATTTGATTTTCGGTGACCGGAAAGTGGAGGTCCGAGAGAGATTAAAAAGATTGTGCAAAAAAGATCTCTGCTCTATAAACATGAATATAAAAATCGACTCCATCTCGATTATATTTTTTCTTGGAAGATGGCTTCCTCTTTCCATCGCGATCGGTATAACTATGGGGATCATCGCATCGTTCATGGATCTGCTTCTGGTCGGGATCAACAGTTATTTAAAAACCGATACGATTTATCTTTTCATCTATCCCATCCTCGTCGCGGCAGTCACGGGGGCGGTGATCAAAAACAATCCGGAAGTAGCCGGACCCGGTATCGGATTTTCCATTCTGCATCTCCGAACGAAAAAGTATATAAGGTTCAGAACGATCATCGGGAAACTTCTGGTTTCGATTTTGACACTTTCGGGCGGTTTCATAGCCGGTCGGGAGGGGCCATCCTTCTTTCTCGGAATAGCGATTGGAGAGTGGGTAGGAAAAGCCTACGGTTTTGGGAAAAAATTCAAAAACATGCTTGGGCTTATCGGGGGAGGCGCTTTTACCGGCGCACTCCTCAAAGCGCCTCTGGGCAGCTCGATCTTTGCAATGGAAATTGAGAATATGTACGATTTCGACTACAGGCCTTTCGTGCCGATGATCGTCTCTTCCATCGTGAGTTATCTTACCTTTTCCTTTTTTCGCGGCAACCATGCTTTCATAAGGCTTTCCCATAAAGCGGTCTGGACACTCGACAGCATCCCCTATATCATCGCGATGGGTTTTGTCGTCTCTTTGATTATCTACGCCTACACTCTGTTTTTTCACTTTTTTGTCAAAGTCTCGAGAATGATACCGATTGGCAGAAGACCGGTTGTCGGCACCGTCATGGCGATTCCTTTTATGGTGCTGCTCTATCTTATCAGTAAAAACCCCGATATACTCTCCGCGCCTGTGCATATGAATATACTCTCAAATCTCGCCCAGATAAAGTTTTCCATTCTGATCGACATGGCAATTATTTTCTTTACGATCATTATCACCAGCTTTACCCTCGGTTTCGGTATTCCCGGAGGACTGATCCTGCCTGTCTTGATTATAGGCGCCGCTACGGGAAATATTTTTGGGCACATTTTCCCTGATCAGATCGTTATGTTTTCTCTTGCGGGTATGGGGGCGGGACTCTCGGCCGGAGCCAAAACACCGCTCGCAGCCATAGTAATGATTACCGAAATGAGCCATGATGATGTGGTCATCCCCATGACGGCTGCTGTCATCACCAGTTATATCGTGAGTTTCGGCTACAGCCTATACCTTGGCCAGGAGAATATTTTCCGCAGTAATCTCAAGGATTTCACTCCTACGACCAGAAATTATCCGCCCAAAGAGGCATAATGTTCATTCCGGAATTGCTGCATTTTTTCATATTGCCGATCATCATCGGCCTGATAGGCGGTTTTTCCGCATATCTGTTTCGAATTTTTATACAGTTCTTCTCTTATCAGTACGATAAAATCGACGCCATAGGATCGATAGATTTCTATCTGCTGAGCATGCCTCTTCTCTTTTATCTCTCCCACATCACCATCAACAACTTTTTGCGCGATCGCGCCAATGTGACCATAGATGAAATTGCCAAAAAGATTTCACTCCTTAGCGGGCGATTCTCATTCATCAAAGGTTTTCTGGTCCTGCTTTTTACCTCCTTGAGCATCGGGTTCGGTGTCCCCATAGGCCGGGAGGGACCTATCGCCAAACTGGGAGGGCTTTTGAGCGAAGTTTTTCTGCTGACGGTAAAAACTCAGCGTATCAATATGCCGATTTATCTCAGTGCAGGAGTCTCCTCCGCGATCGCGGCAACCTTCAATGCGCCTATTGCCGGTGTGATATTCGGCATTGAAATCATCATCGGCCGTATCAACTCATATATTATTATTCCGCTGGTCGTTGCCTGTGCAACCTCGACCATGGTCGCCAGGGAATTTATCGGTGACTATACCGCCTTTTATGTTCCTCCCCTGCACTACAGCGACGCCTATTTCAAATACATGCCTCTTGCGGGAATATTTTTCGCCCTCATCGCTCTTGTTCTGACCTTTTCACTCAAACGGATGAGAAAACTCCGCTACAAATATCGCTACAAGTGGAAATATATCATCGTCTTCATCGGTTTCTTTGTGGGGGTGCTGATTGTATTGGAGCCCCAAATAAAGGGGGTCGGATATGAGTATATCAATCAAATCTTTTCTGCCGGATACAAATCCGATACGGCATTCGAAATTATGGCGTCAAAACTTCTTGCCATCATTTTAAGCATCGGTAGCGGAATATTCGGGGGGATGATGTCACCGTCAATTTTCATCGGTGCCTTTGGAGGATACTGGCTGGGTGGGGAGATCAGCCACTTCCAGACAGCGATAGATCCCAGGGTTTTTGCCCTCGTGGGAAGCGCCGCGATGCTTTCGGGCGTATCGAGGGCCCCATTGAGAAGCGCGGTCATCATTACTGAATTGACACATTCATATCAGATGCTTCTGCCCATTTTGATTACATCATCCATCGCTGCCTATATCGTAGCCAAGTCGGAATCCGGATCCTACTTCAAGAGAGGTTTGCTTCAAAGAGGTATCGACATTGAAGATCCGGGTGTTTTGAATTTTTTCAACACGTGCAAACTTGAAAACTACCTCGATAAAATTGAGCCCATCAAACCGAATGATGTCCTGAACAAAATCCTGCGTCGTTTCAGAAAGGCCCACAGTAACTATTTGCCGGTAGTCGACGAGGAGAACAAACTCATCGGCATTCTCTCACTTCGCGATGTCAGAAAGAGCAGACTTATCAGAACGAAAAAGAGAAAGGCTCTTAAAGTAAGCAACCTGATGAGTAAGCGCCCGTTTGCAATCAGTGACCAATCGGTCAAAGAGGACCTCTACAAAGCTATTTCCATTTTAAATGCCGATCACGTTCCATATGTCAAGCCCGACGGTACGTACGTCGGAATGATCAATATCAACAAACTACTCAAAAGTATGACCCTTCATCAGCAGGGATACAGGATAAAAGGCTTTTTCCGATAGTTCACCGATCTCTCCGTCATCTTTTCAACGCGAAGCATCTTCAAACTTTTTCTTCCTGTCGAATTATCCTGTTATGGCACAATACCCTATGCGCCTTTTTATCGCTTCACCCGTTCTTATTTACAATTATACGCAGTTGCGTCAGGATTTCTCCGCTGTCTTGAAGGGCAGATGGGTCGAAGAGAATGCCCTGCATCTGACGTGGATCTTTCTCGGCGATCAACCTGCGGCCGAACCCTGGCGGAAAAAATTGCGTCATCTCACAGCATTGGAAGCACCGATTCCACTCCAGGGGCTCGGCAGCTTCGGCAGGCCACCCAGGGTCTTTCACCTAAAAGCCCATGATCCCCTCCTCTACAAAAAAGCCCGGGAAATGAAAAACAATGGACTGGAACCTTATCGTTTCACTCCCCATGTAACCCTCTGTCGGATTGAAAAGATCGTTAATTGGCGGGAATACAAAAAGTTGTTGGAAAAATACAGAGAAGAAATTCTTGGAGAGATTCTCCCCGAGATCGCACTTTATGAAAGTACGCTCTGCAAAGGAGGTTCGATCTATCGAAAGATCGAGAGTATCGTTTAAGCGGTCCGGCCCGATCAGCCGTTGCGCTTCTCGATGATCTCTTTGGCCACGTTCGCGGGAACTTCGTCGTAGTGATCGAATTCCATCGCGTAGGTAGCCCGGCCCTGGGTCATGGAGCGCAGGTCGGTGGAGTAACCGAACATCTCCGCCAGGGGAACGAAGGCGTCGACGATTTTATTACCGGCACGATCACCCATACCGTTGATTTGACCGCGGCGCTTGTTGATATCGCCGATGACGTCACCCATATACTCTTCGGGGACTTCGACTTCGACCTTCATGATCGGCTCGAGGATAACGGGGTTGGCCTTTTTGGCCCCTTCGCGGAAGCCCATAGAACCGGCCAGTTTGAAGGCCATCTCCGAAGAGTCGACTTCGTGGTAACTTCCGTCGTAGAGGGTCACCTTGACATCCTCGACGGGATAGCCCGCCTGAATACCGCGCTGCATCGCTTCCTGAATACCTTTATCGACGGCGGGGATATATTCTCTGGGAATGACTCCCCCCTTGATCTCGTCGACAAACTCGTATCCGGCACCCTGCTCCTGAGGCTCGATCTTCAGGAAAACATGTCCATACTGACCGCGTCCACCGGACTGCTTGGCGTATTTGTACTCCTGGTTGACGGGAGCCTTGATGGTTTCGCGGTAAGCGACCTGGGGAGCACCGACTTCCGCTTCGACCTTGAATTCACGCATCATCCGGTCGACCAGGATCTCCAGGTGAAGCTCACCCATACCGGAAATGATGGTTTGGCCGGACTCTTCGTCAGTTGTTACACGGAAAGAGGGATCTTCCTGTGCCAATTTCTGAAGGGCGATTCCCATCTTCTCCTGGTCGGCCTTGGTCTTGGGCTCGACGGCGACAGAGATAACCGGATCGGGGAACTCCATCTTTTCGAGAATGACTTTGTCTTTCTCATCGGCCAGAGTATCGCCGGTCAGAGTATATTTCAGACCCACGACGGCACCGATTTCACCGGCGTAGAGTTCACTGATCTCTTCGCGCTTGTTGGAGTGCATTTTCAGCAGACGACCTACGCGCTCTTTCTTGTCTTTACTGGTATTGTAGACATAGGAACCGGACTTCAGGACCCCCCGATAGCTGCGGATAAAGGTCAGCTGACCCACGAAGGGGTCGGTCATGATCTTGAACGCCAGTGCGGCGAACGGACCGTTGTCAGTCGACTCGACATAGACTTCCGTACCGTCTTCGTACTCACCGCGGATGGGAGGAACTTCGGTAGGAGAAGGCAGGTAATCGACGACCGCGTCGAGCAGTGTCTGGACCCCTTTGTTTTTAAAGGCGGTTCCACAGGTCATGGGAACGATGCTCAGATCGATACATCCCTTTTTCAGACCCGCTTTGATCTCCTCTTTGGTGAGCTCTTCGCCCTCCATATATTTGTCGAGGAGTTCGTCGCTGGTTTCGGCGACCGCTTCAATCATCTTTTCACGGTACTCTTCAGCCAGTTCGACAAGATCTTCGGGAATATCGACGACCTCGTACTTCTGCCCCATCAGAGACTGATCGTCGTCCCAGATGACCGCTTTCATCTCGACCAGGTCTACAACCCCTTTGAAATCCTCTTCGGCACCGATGGGGATCTGAATGGGAACTGGATTGGCGTTGAGGCGATCTTTGATCTGACGCTCGACTTCGAAGAAGTCCGCACCGGTCCGGTCCATCTTGTTGACGAATACCATACGGGGAACATGGTATTTGTTGGCCTGACGCCAAACGGTTTCGGATTGGGGCTGGACACCGCCGACCGAACAGAAGACAGCGACCGCACCGTCAAGGACACGCATAGAACGCTCGACTTCGATGGTGAAGTCAACGTGGCCCGGAGTGTCGATAATGTTGATCTGATGACCTTTCCATTCACAGGTGGTCGCCGCGGAGGTAATGGTGATCCCGCGCTCCTGCTCCTGTTCCATCCAGTCCATGGTGGCGGCACCGTCATGGACTTCACCGATCTTGTGGCTGACCCCGGTATAGAAGAGGATCCGCTCGGTCGTGGTGGTCTTTCCGGCGTCGATGTGGGCTGCGATTCCGATGTTTCGTACTTTTTCCAGGGGATGTGATCTGGGCATGTTTTTTCCTTCTTCTTACCAGCGATAATGGGCGAAGGCTTTGTTGGCTTCGGCCATTTTGTAGGTATCTTCCTTCTTCTTGAATGCCGCACCCTTTTCGGTGGCGGCATCCATCAGCTCGTTGGCCAGGCGCTCGACCATTGTCCGCTCATTACGCTTGCGTGCCGCTTCAACGATCCAGCGGATCGCCAAAGACTGCTGGCGAACGGGGCGAACTTCGACGGGAACCTGGTAAGTGGCTCCACCGACACGACGGCTTTTGACTTCCATCACAGGGCGGACATTCTCCATCGCCTTGTTGAAGACATCAATACCCTTTTCACCGGTTTTGGATTCAATTCTCTCCAGGGCACCATACATGATCTTCTGGGCGACACTCTTTTTGCCGTCAAGCATGACGGCATTGATAAACTTGGTCAGGACTTTACTTCCGTGAACAGGATCCGGCATGACCGGACGCTGAGGCGCTCTTCTTCTTCTCATCAATCTTTCCTTTCTTCAATCGACAATTGATTTACTCAAACTTCACCCGCGAAGGTTGATCGGTGAAGCCTGATTTTGGCGGACAGAGCCGCGTGCAAAAAATTCGGCTTACTTGGGCCGCTTGGTTCCGTACTTGGAGCGGGAAACCTTCCGGTTGGCGACTCCAGCGGCATCGAGGGCACCGCGGACGATGTGATACTTCACACCGGGAAGGTCTTTGACCCGGCCGCCGCGGACCAGAACGATGGAGTGTTCCTGAAGGTTGTGACCTTCACCGCCAATGTAGGAGATGACTTCAAAGCCGCTGGTGAGGCGGACTTTCGCGACCTTACGAAGCGCGGAGTTCGGCTTCTTGGGGGTCGTGGTATAGACGCGGGTGCAGACACCGCGACGCTGAGGACAGTTTACTAGGGCAGGTGATTTGGACTTTTTGATCACCTTTTTCCGCTCTTTGCGGATCAACTGGTTGATGGTAGGCAAAGTTGCATCCTTTCATGCTTGTTTTATATAGAGTTTCTCTAAGAGAATTGAATCCGGGCTGAGACAGCTCGAGAAGCGGCTCGCTGCGAGCCTCTTCTTGAGCTGTCGACGGAAAAATAGGCAGTAATTATAGTCAAGAAGACTTAAAAATCATTGAATCCCGTACCGGCCGGGAATTCCGTTCCAGGCGTAGCGGAGTTACTCGGCAGTAAAGAATTTCAGTTTATCCGGCTGGATCATTCCGGTACCGACCGGGATCAGACGTCCGATGACGACGTTCTCCTTGAGGTCCTCCAGATAATCTACCGTTCCGGCGATGGAGGCGGAGGTGAGGACCTTGGTGGTATCCTGGAAGGAGGCGGCGGAGATGATACTGTCGGCACCGACCGCGGCCCGGGTGATTCCCACCAGCATCGGCTCGGCGATGGCGGGCTCACCGCCCCGCTCGACAATCCGCGCGTTCTCTTCCATAAACTTCCGCTTGGAGACGATATCTCCGGCGATAAAGCGGGTATCCCCGCTGTCGATGATCTTGACCTGGCGCATCATCTGGGAAACGATGATCTCGATGTGCTTGTCGGAGATGTTAACCCCCTGGCGGCGGTAGACCTGCTG is a window of Nitratifractor salsuginis DSM 16511 DNA encoding:
- the rpsG gene encoding 30S ribosomal protein S7, producing MRRRRAPQRPVMPDPVHGSKVLTKFINAVMLDGKKSVAQKIMYGALERIESKTGEKGIDVFNKAMENVRPVMEVKSRRVGGATYQVPVEVRPVRQQSLAIRWIVEAARKRNERTMVERLANELMDAATEKGAAFKKKEDTYKMAEANKAFAHYRW
- a CDS encoding shikimate kinase translates to METVKKNIILIGFMGVGKGTTARAYAKKYGIYNIDTDDLIESKENRSIPRIFKKKGEAYFRRLEQETADWIECCVDGTLISCGGGFYQVDNLKKLGTVVLLDASYDWIYHRLSSAKNAKKKLAKRPLFSEPKKAKKLYEKREKAYRKVADLIVNVEGKSMDEILTEIHEGVEQLQKRKGVRS
- the rpsL gene encoding 30S ribosomal protein S12, whose product is MPTINQLIRKERKKVIKKSKSPALVNCPQRRGVCTRVYTTTPKKPNSALRKVAKVRLTSGFEVISYIGGEGHNLQEHSIVLVRGGRVKDLPGVKYHIVRGALDAAGVANRKVSRSKYGTKRPK
- a CDS encoding polyprenyl synthetase family protein, encoding MQDFENFLTQNLPVVDTFHPDYNEALRAMVLAGGKRFRPRLLLGIVEAYAPLLVESAMTPALALEIFHTYSLIHDDLPAMDDADLRRGEPTLHTRFDEALAILAGDALNTHAFEMLSRSAFRADVRIELVRILAENGGSGGMVLGQAIDLEFEKSPLSLEQVVELHTNKTAKLIAAALEMGAVIVDLPKETRRALYRFGIDLGLLFQVQDDILDATQSAEEAGKPTGHDSEKNSFVTLLGLEGAMAYADGLAEGLRERFELFDAPLKEALSPLMEQYLFRHALKSKSEDSETEK
- a CDS encoding chloride channel protein, encoding MIKNNPEVAGPGIGFSILHLRTKKYIRFRTIIGKLLVSILTLSGGFIAGREGPSFFLGIAIGEWVGKAYGFGKKFKNMLGLIGGGAFTGALLKAPLGSSIFAMEIENMYDFDYRPFVPMIVSSIVSYLTFSFFRGNHAFIRLSHKAVWTLDSIPYIIAMGFVVSLIIYAYTLFFHFFVKVSRMIPIGRRPVVGTVMAIPFMVLLYLISKNPDILSAPVHMNILSNLAQIKFSILIDMAIIFFTIIITSFTLGFGIPGGLILPVLIIGAATGNIFGHIFPDQIVMFSLAGMGAGLSAGAKTPLAAIVMITEMSHDDVVIPMTAAVITSYIVSFGYSLYLGQENIFRSNLKDFTPTTRNYPPKEA
- a CDS encoding SDR family NAD(P)-dependent oxidoreductase; this encodes MRKVLITGVSTGLGAALAEALLRRGDAVYAIGQHENRAFANRPGYYFLPADLSDVEMIPENIKAFIDRHNFDLAILNAGILGDIREMDQFTLPEIREVMDLNVWANKQIIDTLDRHARPKQVVAVSSGAAVNGSKGWGPYSISKAALNMMIKVYAAEKPWTHYSAIAPGVVLTPMLEKILHREDEKEFPSIRRIKDGPILRPETAAERFLTACEAALRHPSGTFLDVRKMDL
- a CDS encoding 2'-5' RNA ligase family protein, which encodes MAQYPMRLFIASPVLIYNYTQLRQDFSAVLKGRWVEENALHLTWIFLGDQPAAEPWRKKLRHLTALEAPIPLQGLGSFGRPPRVFHLKAHDPLLYKKAREMKNNGLEPYRFTPHVTLCRIEKIVNWREYKKLLEKYREEILGEILPEIALYESTLCKGGSIYRKIESIV
- a CDS encoding chloride channel protein, encoding MFIPELLHFFILPIIIGLIGGFSAYLFRIFIQFFSYQYDKIDAIGSIDFYLLSMPLLFYLSHITINNFLRDRANVTIDEIAKKISLLSGRFSFIKGFLVLLFTSLSIGFGVPIGREGPIAKLGGLLSEVFLLTVKTQRINMPIYLSAGVSSAIAATFNAPIAGVIFGIEIIIGRINSYIIIPLVVACATSTMVAREFIGDYTAFYVPPLHYSDAYFKYMPLAGIFFALIALVLTFSLKRMRKLRYKYRYKWKYIIVFIGFFVGVLIVLEPQIKGVGYEYINQIFSAGYKSDTAFEIMASKLLAIILSIGSGIFGGMMSPSIFIGAFGGYWLGGEISHFQTAIDPRVFALVGSAAMLSGVSRAPLRSAVIITELTHSYQMLLPILITSSIAAYIVAKSESGSYFKRGLLQRGIDIEDPGVLNFFNTCKLENYLDKIEPIKPNDVLNKILRRFRKAHSNYLPVVDEENKLIGILSLRDVRKSRLIRTKKRKALKVSNLMSKRPFAISDQSVKEDLYKAISILNADHVPYVKPDGTYVGMININKLLKSMTLHQQGYRIKGFFR
- the fusA gene encoding elongation factor G, producing the protein MPRSHPLEKVRNIGIAAHIDAGKTTTTERILFYTGVSHKIGEVHDGAATMDWMEQEQERGITITSAATTCEWKGHQINIIDTPGHVDFTIEVERSMRVLDGAVAVFCSVGGVQPQSETVWRQANKYHVPRMVFVNKMDRTGADFFEVERQIKDRLNANPVPIQIPIGAEEDFKGVVDLVEMKAVIWDDDQSLMGQKYEVVDIPEDLVELAEEYREKMIEAVAETSDELLDKYMEGEELTKEEIKAGLKKGCIDLSIVPMTCGTAFKNKGVQTLLDAVVDYLPSPTEVPPIRGEYEDGTEVYVESTDNGPFAALAFKIMTDPFVGQLTFIRSYRGVLKSGSYVYNTSKDKKERVGRLLKMHSNKREEISELYAGEIGAVVGLKYTLTGDTLADEKDKVILEKMEFPDPVISVAVEPKTKADQEKMGIALQKLAQEDPSFRVTTDEESGQTIISGMGELHLEILVDRMMREFKVEAEVGAPQVAYRETIKAPVNQEYKYAKQSGGRGQYGHVFLKIEPQEQGAGYEFVDEIKGGVIPREYIPAVDKGIQEAMQRGIQAGYPVEDVKVTLYDGSYHEVDSSEMAFKLAGSMGFREGAKKANPVILEPIMKVEVEVPEEYMGDVIGDINKRRGQINGMGDRAGNKIVDAFVPLAEMFGYSTDLRSMTQGRATYAMEFDHYDEVPANVAKEIIEKRNG